A genomic window from Silene latifolia isolate original U9 population chromosome 11, ASM4854445v1, whole genome shotgun sequence includes:
- the LOC141615155 gene encoding uncharacterized protein LOC141615155 isoform X1 codes for MFVVFAMATFLAPTVHNRIDLRLVKAVEDVDSISQLDWCSFVLLRLNQAVESWRTNDTKNVGGCLMFLQLMYFHRLTWWGLPEPTRLPLLQHWTLERLKERMAQEVAAYPHHRGFGIGIWELPTYPISRHQVKRLYRRSNDQDPPSRFIQLPLPEGIQTDAELQASYADVRVRSWMTTRRNLSVVSVMHKSLMHELAAQEGLADVLQSGSVASTVGEGEQSQGSFTQALGSPGFVAAWNALGEKLDALVNVEMVEAPSFSLGLDDIGVTSQRTGPTNTRSKGRKSAAPK; via the exons ATGTTTGTGGTATTTGCTATGGCGACTTTCCTTGCACCAACAGTTCACAATCGTATCGACTTACGCTTGGTGAAAGCAGTGGAGGATGTGGACTCTATTTCACAGCTGGACTGGTGTTCATTTGTGTTGCTTCGTCTCAACCAAGCAGTTGAGTCGTGGAGGACCAACGACACCAAGAATGTAGGAGGTTGTCTAATGTTTCTACAGCTGATGTACTTCCACCGTCTGACTTGGTGGGGCCTCCCAGAACCGACTAGACTACCACTTCTTCAGCATTGGACTCTGGAGCGTCTGAAGGAGAGAATGGCCCAAGAAGTTGCTGCATACCCGCATCATCGCGGCTTTGGGATTGGTATTTGGGAGCTGCCCACATATCCAATATCAAGGCACCAAGTGAAGCGCTTGTATCGTCGCAGTAATGACCAGGACCCTCCGTCCAGATTTATTCAACTCCCACTACCTGAAGGCATTCAGACTGATGCGGAATTGCAGGCCTCTTATGCTGAT GTGCGAGTCCGCAGTTGGATGACAACAAGGAGGAACCTTTCAGTGGTCTCCGTTATGCACAAGAGCCTGATGCATGAGTTGGCAGCCCAGGAGGGACTTGCAGACGTGCTTCAGTCAGGGTCTGTGGCAAGTACTGTCGGTGAAGGCGAACAGTCCCAGGGGTCTTTTACGCAAGCGTTGGGTTCACCAGGGTTTGTTGCTGCTTGGAATGCGCTTGGCGAGAAGTTGGACGCACTTGTGAATGTGGAGATGGTGGAGGCGCCTTCATTTTCTCTTGGCCTTGATGACATTGGCGTTACTAGTCAGAGAACCGGCCCGACTAACACCCGCAGCAAGGGGAGGAAATCAGCTGCCCCGAAGTAG
- the LOC141611989 gene encoding uncharacterized protein LOC141611989 isoform X1: MENAGMSDEKQQTSSYTYWVRQSTADAAPLPVPKKLSSQDQNNSSQTPNLGSVWNSAGTWEEKNLNKWATERIKELLSSVGSLEFSNGKAEVSEVSTCTGDAFLVTVRNKKRVGYTYELTLVVKGEWLVGGETKKVKGYLDIPEFSYGELDDLEVMVKINEDKDLPAQDKQNIRQDLKSFLQPVRERLMQFEQELKER; the protein is encoded by the exons ATGGAGAACGCAGGAATGTCGGATGAAAAGCAACAGACTTCATCCTACACTTATTGGGTTCGACAATCTACCGCCGACGCTGCTCCATTGCCGGTTCCTAAGAAGCTTTCTTCTCAAGATCAAAATAATTCTTCGCAAACTCCCAATCTTGGCTCCGTTTGGAATTCG GCTGGAACATGGGAGGAAAAAAACCTCAATAAATGGGCAACTGAAAGGATTAAG GAGTTGCTTTCATCTGTGGGCTCTCTGGAGTTTTCAAATGGCAAAGCAGAAGTGAGCGAAGTTTCGACCTGTACAGGCGAT GCTTTCTTGGTGACTGTGCGTAACAAGAAACGTGTTGGCTATACATACGAGCTAACTCTTGTTGTCAAAG GTGAATGGTTGGTTGGTGGTGAAACAAAGAAGGTGAAGGGATATCTTGACATCCCTGAGTTCTCATATGGTGAGCTAGATGATCTGGAG GTTATGGTGAAGATAAATGAAGACAAGGATCTTCCTGCACAGGATAAACAGAATATTAGACAAGATTTGAAGTCTTTCTTACAACCTGTACGTGAGAGACTCATGCAATTTGAGCAGGAGCTTAAAGAGAGGTAG
- the LOC141615155 gene encoding uncharacterized protein LOC141615155 isoform X2: MPTKQAARRGANKKTTRGRKVDDAGEVNEVEAEGRGKKVVAAKNRGKGKAVVAEEDVNEDANGDLACQRKATKKRVTFSVGNSKGKDKVVEEEEEIEESGEEDPDEDEQADDDEEDRVNAAVDMAVKVGKSALKKKAVSKPTEVTKDRPLKPKALQIVKGKAEVGEGSKKRKGDDSSLVVGKKKKEVDGHGSPRQLFNLIAILTEAQKKDVEDIGFGGLLELKTHAFYHQMVDWLLQKYDPSSRMFLFNRHVQFVLTKHDVYDAFMLPCTNNTIAPRTDRWWHDLA, from the exons ATGCCAACGAAACAAGCAGCAAGAAGGGGGGCAAATAAGAAAACTACTAGAGGTCGAAAGGTGGATGATGCAGGAGAAG TGAATGAGGTTGAGGCAGAAGGCAGAGGAAAGAAAGTCGTGGCCGCAAAAAACCGGGGAAAAGGTAAAGCGGTTGTGGCAGAAGAGGATGTGAATGAGGATGCGAATGGAGATCTTGCATGTCAGAGAAAGGCGACGAAGAAGAGGGTGACGTTCAGCGTTGGTAATAGTAAGGGGAAGGATAAGGTtgtggaggaagaggaagagattGAGGAGTCGGGTGAAGAAGACCCTGATGAAGATGAACAGgcggatgatgatgaggaag ATCGTGTCAATGCCGCTGTTGATATGGCGGTAAAGGTTGGGAAAAGCGCGCTGAAGAAGAAGGCTGTGTCAAAGCCAACTGAGGTCACTAAAG ATCGTCCGCTAAAGCCGAAGGCACTGCAGATTGTAAAGGGGAAGGCAGAAGTTGGTGAGGGATCCAAGAAGCGGAAGGGGGATGACTCTTCTCTTGTGGTGGGAAA GAAAAAGAAGGAGGTGGATGGCCATGGATCACCGAGGCAGTTGTTCAATCTGATTGCTATTCTAACAGAAGCTCAGAAAAAGGATGTCGAGGACATCGGATTCGGTGGGCTGCTAGAGTTGAAGACACATGCTTTTTATCATCAGATGGTGGACTGGTTGCTCCAGAAATATGACCCTAGCTCGAGGATGTTCTTATTTAACCGCCATGTCCAATTTGTTCTAACCAAACATGATGTCTACGACGCCTTCATGCTACCGTGTACTAACAATACTATAGCACCGAGGACCGATCGATGGTGGCATGATTTGGCGTGA
- the LOC141611989 gene encoding uncharacterized protein LOC141611989 isoform X2, producing the protein MENAGMSDEKQQTSSYTYWVRQSTADAAPLPVPKKLSSQDQNNSSQTPNLGSVWNSAGTWEEKNLNKWATERIKELLSSVGSLEFSNGKAEVSEVSTCTGDAFLVTVRNKKRVGYTYELTLVVKGEWLVGGETKKVKGYLDIPEFSYGELDDLEAMRCSLLLA; encoded by the exons ATGGAGAACGCAGGAATGTCGGATGAAAAGCAACAGACTTCATCCTACACTTATTGGGTTCGACAATCTACCGCCGACGCTGCTCCATTGCCGGTTCCTAAGAAGCTTTCTTCTCAAGATCAAAATAATTCTTCGCAAACTCCCAATCTTGGCTCCGTTTGGAATTCG GCTGGAACATGGGAGGAAAAAAACCTCAATAAATGGGCAACTGAAAGGATTAAG GAGTTGCTTTCATCTGTGGGCTCTCTGGAGTTTTCAAATGGCAAAGCAGAAGTGAGCGAAGTTTCGACCTGTACAGGCGAT GCTTTCTTGGTGACTGTGCGTAACAAGAAACGTGTTGGCTATACATACGAGCTAACTCTTGTTGTCAAAG GTGAATGGTTGGTTGGTGGTGAAACAAAGAAGGTGAAGGGATATCTTGACATCCCTGAGTTCTCATATGGTGAGCTAGATGATCTGGAG GCAATGCGTTGTAGTCTCCTTCTTGCATGA
- the LOC141614196 gene encoding protein FAR1-RELATED SEQUENCE 5-like → MEDLQQTFTEMLVDGALIVPTTMECADNNHGGIIVQPSTENTTTRGRGTDYSKSLLGMKAEKWELIYELFRKHSQAIGFSIRKATSRRANGSGTPVFERYFVCSCAGVHANGNRRDDNGNPLRNSAVTRCQCKAGLRTQVNEDGQWEVMQHCTEHNHELTPPQWQQHHRSERRITDAEAEAIRALTEAFVAPSVQYKVAAALAGGDVFVGHTKRDHINFVHRLKIKAIEGGDAATLINLLTKSQAEDPGFFFRVQFNKEGRLHHLFWCDSMMREDYRLYHDVVIFDTTYRTNRYNLICGAFVGINNHWSNVMFGCAFLSDEQEESFQWLFNVFNEAMGEDVRPVSIFTDQDKAMTNAVEAIYPESRHRLCQWHIQQNAISHFGHLKHDRTFQNLFNKCLNGCFNEKEFEATWKRMTTEYGVENHPWFNRLYSLRIKWCTALNNQYFSAGILSSQRSESTNHAMGFQASKTTSVTEFFGIFETTVRRWRGEEERKEFNSIRASPTSVFPLVDLLQHASQIYTMELFRVFEKEFGLAMGTRAALITHEDTTLIYSVDTVGNEGSSHHVTYDCGNNLCVCTCRKYQVMAILCHHIIRVLHMHSVQEIPASCIHRRWTKFAKTDVWKRLLPADMRRSAANEAINWRRSTLTNVNNLITKSQKVMEARVIVDKFFEAANAEVIVLLQKLSVGAETNTETTEERPILDPIRVTTKGRSARKKSGLGKKKKAKKTSANDGDAYTPIPRLL, encoded by the exons ATGGAAGATCTTCAACAAACCTTTACAGAAATGTTAGTTGATGGTGCCCTAATCGTTCCAACAACAATGGAATGTGCAGATAATAATCATGGTGGGATAATTGTTCAGCCTTCAACAGAAAACACGACGACCAGAGGTAGAG GTACAGACTATTCAAAATCCCTATTGGGAATGAAAGCAGAGAAATGGGAATTAATTTATGAGTTGTTCCGGAAACACTCACAGGCCATTGGTTTCAGCATTAGGAAAGCAACTTCTCGTAGAGCGAACGGAAGTGGTACACCCGTATTCGAGAGATACTTTGTATGTTCATGTGCGGGAGTACATGCAAATGGTAATAGGCGAGACGATAACGGCAATCCTTTGAGGAATTCTGCAGTCACACGTTGCCAATGCAAAGCCGGTTTAAGGACACAAGTGAACGAGGACGGGCAGTGGGAGGTAATGCAACATTGCACAGAACACAACCATGAGCTGACTCCCCCTCAATGGCAACAGCACCACCGCTCGGAGAGGAGAATTACTGATGCTGAGGCAGAGGCTATAAGGGCTTTGACTGAAGCCTTTGTAGCCCCCTCGGTTCAATACAAAGTGGCAGCTGCTTTAGCGGGGGGCGATGTATTTGTCGGACACACTAAGAGGGATCACATCAACTTTGTTCATAGGCTGAAGATTAAAGCGATCGAGGGCGGTGACGCAGCCACACTAATTAATCTGCTCACTAAAAGTCAAGCTGAGGATCCCGGGTTTTTCTTCCGAGTCCAATTCAACAAAGAAGGGAGACTCCATCACCTTTTCTGGTGTGACTCGATGATGAGGGAGGATTACCGATTGTATCATGATGTTGTCATCTTTGACACAACGTATCGCACTAACAGGTACAATCTGATTTGTGGTGCATTTGTTGGTATAAATAACCACTGGTCCAATGTCATGTTTGGGTGTGCTTTCCTATCCGACGAGCAAGAAGAATCATTCCAATGGTTGTTTAATGTGTTTAATGAAGCTATGGGTGAGGATGTTCGTCCTGTCTCCATTTTCACTGACCAAGACAAAGCAATGACAAATGCAGTTGAGGCG ATATACCCAGAAAGCAGGCATAGGCTATGCCAATGGCATATCCAACAGAACGCCATCTCACACTTTGGTCATTTAAAGCATGATAGGACATTCCAGAATTTGTTCAACAAATGTCTTAATGGTTGCTTTAACGAAAAGGAATTTGAAGCGACATGGAAAAGAATGACGACAGAGTATGGTGTTGAGAACCACCCATGGTTCAATAGATTATACAGTCTAAGAATTAAATGGTGTACTGCATTGAACAATCAGTACTTCTCAGCGGGTATCCTTTCTTCCCAAAGGAGCGAGAGTACAAATCATGCTATGGGGTTCCAAGCTTCAAAAACAACATCAGTCACTGAATTCTTTGGAATATTTGAGACGACCGTGAGGAGgtggagaggagaggaggagcgGAAAGAATTCAACTCTATAAGAGCGTCCCCTACATCCGTGTTTCCCCTTGTAGACCTTCTTCAACATGCATCTCAGATATATACTATGGAGCTGTTCCGTGTGTTTGAGAAGGAGTTTGGACTTGCAATGGGCACCCGGGCAGCACTTATCACCCATGAAGATACCACTTTAATTTATAGTGTCGACACGGTTGGCAACGAGGGGTCTTCCCATCATGTTACTTATGATTGCGGGAACAACTTGTGTGTTTGCACTTGTAGGAAGTACCAAGTAATGGCCATCTTATGTCACCACATCATACGGGTCCTGCACATGCATTCTGTGCAGGAGATCCCTGCTAGCTGCATCCACAGGAGGTGGACAAAATTTGCAAAAACGGATGTCTGGAAACGTTTACTACCTGCTGATATGCGCCGAAGTGCTGCAAATGAGGCCATTAATTGGCGACGTTCAACCCTCACCAATGTCAACAACCTCATAACAAAGAGCCAGAAGGTAATGGAGGCAAGGGTAATTGTGGACAAGTTCTTTGAGGCGGCAAATGCTGAAGTAATAGTATTACTGCAGAAGCTTTCTGTGGGCGCCGAAACAAACACTGAAACAACCGAAGAGCGCCCGATTCTTGATCCTATCCGTGTAACGACGAAAGGTAGGAGCGCAAGGAAAAAAAGCGGACttggaaagaagaagaaagccaAAAAAACTTCTGCAAACGATGGGGACGCATACACCCCAATTCCTCGTCTCCTGTGA